One Micromonospora craniellae genomic region harbors:
- a CDS encoding GNAT family N-acetyltransferase, producing the protein MAGRPVAGQPRLAGGANPASCRVAERAGYPVEGTLRESHRYGDGRRYDEHLHARLATD; encoded by the coding sequence GTGGCGGGCCGACCGGTCGCAGGGCAACCACGTCTCGCTGGCGGGGCCAACCCGGCCTCCTGCCGGGTCGCCGAACGGGCCGGCTATCCGGTCGAGGGCACGCTGCGGGAGTCACACCGATACGGCGACGGCAGACGCTACGACGAACACCTGCACGCCCGCCTCGCCACCGACTGA
- a CDS encoding acetoacetate decarboxylase family protein, with amino-acid sequence MLDPALPQLVVNCRTLYFSWLPADPDAVAALVPAGLRPHPGGQVFMNQYVVDDASQTSGFGAYSLTYLGVTLAGVDAPDGVTPGGWWTHYVTSSELVRRYALGRGAPALPGETTIAGHDDALVAETSIGGVPVIRARVRAGETGHVVYHGHHRYVTALDGRLLSSIYPVVAEPATSFEIESVEFLDPDHPVYVLRPENPLIIGFGYYAPRASFAYPGGLTLLGDPQPGAADAPAVPLPAFG; translated from the coding sequence GTGCTCGACCCCGCGCTGCCCCAACTCGTCGTGAACTGCCGGACGCTGTACTTCAGCTGGCTTCCGGCGGATCCGGACGCGGTGGCGGCGCTCGTCCCGGCCGGGCTGCGTCCGCATCCGGGCGGTCAGGTCTTCATGAACCAGTACGTGGTGGACGACGCGAGCCAGACCTCCGGCTTCGGCGCGTACTCGCTGACCTATCTCGGGGTGACCCTGGCCGGCGTGGACGCCCCCGACGGGGTCACCCCGGGCGGCTGGTGGACCCATTACGTGACCTCCAGCGAGCTGGTCCGCCGGTACGCCCTCGGCCGGGGCGCGCCCGCCCTGCCCGGCGAGACCACCATCGCCGGGCACGACGACGCCCTGGTCGCCGAGACCAGCATCGGCGGCGTGCCGGTGATCCGGGCCCGGGTACGGGCCGGCGAGACCGGGCACGTCGTGTACCACGGCCACCACCGGTACGTCACCGCGCTGGACGGCCGGCTGCTCAGCAGCATCTATCCGGTGGTGGCCGAGCCGGCCACCTCCTTCGAGATCGAGTCAGTGGAGTTCCTGGACCCCGACCACCCGGTCTACGTGCTGCGGCCGGAGAACCCGCTCATCATCGGCTTCGGCTACTACGCCCCGCGGGCGTCCTTCGCGTACCCGGGCGGGCTGACCCTGCTCGGCGATCCGCAGCCGGGGGCGGCGGACGCGCCGGCCGTCCCGCTGCCCGCGTTCGGCTGA
- a CDS encoding SigB/SigF/SigG family RNA polymerase sigma factor — protein MTALTETATAPAPTAPKLDPRSLTDSAADLLNAMAALPAGHPSRAALRDRAIEAWLPLANHLAHRYSGRGEPTDDLAQTAAVGLIKAIDKFDPTRGVDFAGYAIPTIIGELKRHFRDRTWDIRVPRRLQELRLAISDANSSLLQTLGRSPTVADIASHLNLTEEEVLEGLEGARAYNAVSLSTPTGDGDRATELGDMLGGEDSEFELAELRVALGPALATLDEREQKILTLRFYGNLTQSQIAEQIGVSQMHVSRLLARALTKLRGQLDGTY, from the coding sequence ATGACCGCGCTCACCGAAACGGCGACCGCCCCGGCGCCCACGGCGCCCAAGCTGGACCCGAGGTCGCTCACCGACAGCGCCGCCGACCTGCTCAACGCGATGGCCGCGCTGCCGGCCGGGCACCCGTCCCGGGCCGCACTGCGTGACCGGGCGATCGAGGCCTGGCTGCCGCTGGCCAACCACCTCGCCCACCGCTACAGCGGGCGCGGCGAGCCCACCGATGATCTGGCCCAGACCGCCGCCGTCGGCCTGATCAAGGCCATCGACAAGTTCGACCCCACCCGGGGTGTCGACTTCGCCGGTTACGCGATCCCCACCATCATCGGCGAGCTCAAGCGACACTTCCGTGACCGCACCTGGGACATCCGGGTCCCCCGCCGGCTCCAGGAGTTGCGGCTGGCCATCTCCGACGCCAACAGCTCGCTGTTGCAGACCCTGGGTCGCTCGCCGACGGTCGCCGACATCGCCAGCCACCTCAACCTCACCGAGGAAGAGGTCCTGGAGGGCCTGGAGGGTGCCCGCGCCTACAACGCGGTGTCGCTGTCCACCCCGACCGGGGACGGCGACCGGGCGACCGAGCTGGGCGACATGCTCGGCGGCGAGGACAGCGAGTTCGAGCTGGCCGAGCTGCGGGTGGCCCTCGGGCCGGCGCTGGCCACGCTGGACGAGCGTGAGCAGAAGATCCTCACGCTGCGCTTCTACGGCAACCTCACGCAGTCGCAGATCGCCGAGCAGATCGGCGTCTCGCAGATGCACGTGTCCCGGCTGCTGGCCCGGGCCCTGACGAAGCTGCGGGGGCAGCTCGACGGTACGTACTAA
- a CDS encoding GNAT family N-acetyltransferase, with protein MTGTTIDRLGLADSRWVAERIAESFLVLDATRWLVPDEAKREAVLAGNFEIIVAHAMRHGVVFGTADRAGVAVWLPSVGEPLPPPEDYDARLAAACGEWTPRFVHLDELFAAHHPHRDHHHLALLAVRRDRQGQGVGSALLRHHHARLDASGMPAYLEASSEIGRDLYARHGYRVSEPFRLPDGTPFWPMWREPSAT; from the coding sequence ATGACCGGGACGACGATCGACCGCCTCGGCCTGGCTGACAGCCGTTGGGTGGCCGAGCGCATCGCCGAGTCCTTCCTGGTCCTCGACGCCACCCGGTGGCTGGTCCCGGACGAGGCCAAGCGGGAGGCGGTGCTGGCCGGGAACTTCGAGATCATCGTGGCGCACGCGATGCGGCACGGGGTGGTCTTCGGTACGGCGGACCGGGCCGGCGTGGCGGTCTGGCTGCCGTCGGTCGGTGAGCCGCTGCCACCGCCGGAGGACTACGACGCCCGGCTGGCCGCCGCCTGCGGGGAGTGGACCCCGCGCTTCGTGCACCTGGACGAGTTGTTCGCCGCCCACCATCCGCACCGGGACCACCACCACCTGGCGCTGCTGGCCGTTCGGCGGGATCGCCAGGGGCAGGGTGTCGGTTCGGCGCTGCTGCGGCATCACCACGCCCGACTGGACGCCAGCGGTATGCCGGCCTACCTGGAGGCGAGCAGCGAGATCGGCCGCGACCTCTACGCGCGGCACGGATACCGGGTGTCGGAGCCGTTCCGGCTGCCCGACGGCACGCCGTTCTGGCCGATGTGGCGGGAGCCGTCCGCCACCTGA
- a CDS encoding APC family permease translates to MSSTATPERPSNVSEALARGRLGVPSVVFFVLSAAAPLTVVAGVVTTGYGVVGVLGVPLAFLAVAAVLALFSAGYVAMARRMANAGAFYAYVARGLGRPAGVGAAWVALIAYNALQVGLYGTIGAAAAPVLDRLFGVTPQWWIVALLAWALVGLLGLLRVDINGMVLAALLCAEIAVIVLFDLGQLGNPAGGSVSFAAFSPDNFFVPGLGAVLVLAILGFVGFEASVVFSEESKDPQRTVPMATYLSVAIIAVVYALSSWSMTVAVGPDRIVEEAGAQSVELIFNLAGAHLGDTVLTIGQALFLTSVLAAMISFHNTTARYAFALGRERVLPAVFGRTSPTTGAPQAASLAQSALGLVVILLYALNGWDPVLQLFFWLGASGGFGVLLLIATTAVAIIVYFARSAEPETIWRRLIAPGIAAIALAAIIVLAVQNFANLLGVEPDSPLRWAFPAVYPVAALLGALWGLTLRGSRPDTYARIGLGAESAAAVVAPPSPVEAEARR, encoded by the coding sequence ATGTCTTCGACAGCGACACCCGAACGACCGAGCAACGTCTCCGAGGCGCTGGCCCGTGGCCGCCTCGGGGTGCCCTCGGTGGTCTTCTTCGTGCTCTCCGCGGCAGCGCCGCTGACCGTGGTCGCCGGGGTGGTCACCACCGGATACGGGGTCGTCGGGGTGCTCGGTGTCCCGCTGGCCTTCCTGGCGGTCGCCGCCGTGCTGGCGCTGTTCTCCGCCGGCTACGTGGCGATGGCCCGCCGGATGGCCAACGCCGGCGCCTTCTACGCGTACGTGGCCCGGGGGCTGGGTCGCCCGGCCGGGGTGGGCGCGGCCTGGGTGGCGCTGATCGCGTACAACGCCCTCCAGGTCGGGCTCTACGGCACCATCGGCGCGGCGGCGGCACCGGTGCTCGACCGGCTGTTCGGGGTGACGCCACAGTGGTGGATCGTGGCGCTGCTGGCCTGGGCGCTGGTGGGTCTGCTCGGGCTGCTCCGGGTGGACATCAACGGCATGGTGCTGGCCGCGCTGCTCTGCGCCGAGATCGCCGTCATCGTACTGTTCGACCTCGGTCAGCTGGGCAACCCGGCGGGCGGCAGCGTCAGCTTCGCGGCGTTCTCGCCGGACAACTTCTTCGTGCCCGGCCTGGGCGCGGTGCTGGTGCTGGCCATCCTCGGTTTCGTCGGCTTCGAGGCGTCGGTGGTGTTCAGCGAGGAGAGCAAGGACCCGCAGCGGACCGTGCCGATGGCCACCTACCTCTCGGTGGCGATCATCGCGGTGGTCTACGCCCTGTCGTCGTGGAGCATGACGGTGGCGGTCGGCCCGGACCGGATCGTCGAGGAGGCCGGCGCCCAGAGCGTCGAGCTGATCTTCAACCTGGCCGGCGCGCACCTGGGCGACACCGTCCTCACCATCGGCCAGGCGCTCTTCCTGACCTCCGTGCTGGCCGCGATGATCTCGTTCCACAACACCACCGCGCGGTACGCCTTCGCGTTGGGCCGCGAGCGGGTGCTGCCGGCGGTGTTCGGGCGCACGTCGCCCACGACCGGCGCCCCGCAGGCCGCCTCGCTGGCGCAGAGCGCGCTCGGCCTGGTGGTGATCCTGCTGTACGCGCTCAACGGCTGGGATCCGGTCCTGCAACTGTTCTTCTGGCTGGGCGCCAGCGGTGGCTTCGGCGTGTTGCTGCTGATCGCGACCACCGCGGTCGCCATCATCGTCTACTTCGCCCGCAGCGCCGAGCCGGAGACGATCTGGCGACGGCTGATCGCACCCGGGATCGCGGCGATCGCGCTGGCCGCCATCATCGTGCTGGCGGTGCAGAACTTCGCCAACCTGCTCGGCGTCGAGCCCGACTCCCCGCTGCGCTGGGCCTTCCCGGCGGTGTATCCGGTGGCCGCGCTGCTGGGTGCGCTGTGGGGACTGACGTTGCGCGGCAGCCGGCCCGACACGTACGCCCGGATCGGCCTGGGGGCGGAGAGCGCCGCCGCGGTCGTGGCGCCGCCGTCGCCGGTCGAGGCGGAGGCGCGGCGATGA